One Babesia bovis T2Bo chromosome 4 map unlocalized Chr4_1, whole genome shotgun sequence genomic window carries:
- a CDS encoding putative integral membrane protein: MVLTGIVLKLSKAAIKKIVKDNAVNAASNEEEDGTVTNNEDKDEESLNTNFDWTHLNYPWGLKLVHYNANELETKPAKFTKIAHISTFVVYATLLLNLINVIALAIMGIYPMRILYSFFNIILIAPVVCMDFYLLYVTLATKNPLYIKSYNGMHTMLCLLYLVLAILGEGPVNGFTKFIYISTETPKSMVAGYYFWMAAIILESCLHMISFLFGGKWHFSKLINKRSVYHGAD; the protein is encoded by the exons ATGGTTTTAACAGGGATTGTATTGAAGCTGTCTAAAGCAGCAATAAAAAAGATTGTCAAAGATAACGCAGTTAATGCAGCATCcaatgaagaagaagatggaaCTGTGACCAATAATGAAGATAAAGATGAGGAAAGCCTCAACACAAACTTCGACTGGACACATTTAAACTACCCATGG GGCCTTAAACTAGTACACTACAATGCTAATGAATTAGAAACAAAACCCGCAAAGTTTACAAAAATCGCCCATATCTCGACATTCGTAGTTTACGCAACGCTATTACTCAACCTCATCAATGTTATCGCACTTGCT ATTATGGGAATATACCCAATGCGAATACTGTATAGCTTCTTTAATATCATCCTCATTGCGCCAGTTGTGTG TATGGACTTCTATTTGCTATACGTAACACTAGCAACGAAAAACCCACTATACATCAAATCCTACAACGGAATGCACACAATGCTA TGTCTGCTTTACTTGGTGCTAGCAATACTTGGAGAAGGCCCTGTGAATGGATTCACCaagtttatatacatatcaaCTGAGACACCAAAGTCTATGG TTGCTGGATACTACTTTTGGATGGCTGCGATTATTCTCGAATCATGCCTACACATGATATCTTTCCTTTTCGGCGGTAAATGGCATTTTTCCAAACTAATAAACAAACGCAGTGTTTACCATGGTGCGGATTAG